A genome region from Populus alba chromosome 5, ASM523922v2, whole genome shotgun sequence includes the following:
- the LOC118061902 gene encoding uncharacterized protein, protein MAAATAILWNPLILTRNPQGLHLSPALYSSSSSIKPLDKRALSGGPRKLRITNSITRSSLTVQAAANAAYSDGGRRPSNASIFVGGFVLGGLIVGALGCVYAPQISKALAGTDRKDLMRKLPKFIYDEEKALEKTRKILAEKIEQLNSAIDDVSSQLRSEDAPNGANVHSDDIEAAI, encoded by the exons ATGGCTGCTGCTACTGCTATTCTTTGGAATCCTTTAATTCTAACTAGAAATCCTCAGGGACTCCACCTATCTCCAG CGttgtattcttcttcttcttctataaaGCCGTTGGACAAACGCGCCTTGAGTGGTGGTCCTAGAAAACTGCGAATAACTAACTCCATAACCAGAAGCTCACTCACAGTCCAAGCTGCTGCTAATGCTGCTTATAG TGATGGAGGAAGAAGGCCAAGCAATGCAAGCATTTTTGTTGGTGGCTTTGTTTTGGGAGGACTTATAGTTGGTGCTCTTGGATGTGTATATGCTCCTCAG ATCAGCAAGGCATTAGCTGGCACTGACCGGAAGGATCTTATGAGGAAGCtgcccaaattcatctatgaTGAAGAAAAGGCTCTGGAG AAAACACGAAAAATATTAGCTGAGAAGATTGAACAATTGAACTCGGCCATTGACGATGTTTCCTCTCAACTCCGATCAGAAGATGCCCCAAATGGAGCAAATGTGCATTCTGATGACATTGAAGCTGCGATATGA
- the LOC118061904 gene encoding serine/threonine-protein kinase/endoribonuclease IRE1b isoform X2, whose translation MKRSFIFLLLILLILSPLISEFCLSDQSNQITKLFDPLLPPTPQQDVAIVAALDGTVHLVDTNLRKTRWSFPTGSPIYSSYQARVSSDDDRHNGSELSKDLYYIDCGDDWELYVHSQRFGKLRKLSLSADEYIRMTPHISDDGEITLGLKKTTAFLVDAKTGRVVRTYKFDNSASKVGVQVFEGNAVMLSKDAGELVESGDVDLGAFKHLVYITRTDYVLQHYSPNSTEILWNVAFADIEGEFRCQGIQSSFDGVPPNANEDTDETEWQLPCQMKTVALRIRDHGMFEFDKLAITHLGGGANFLPVPYNKPPFGHVPRFQPALPTSGDIPMLALPSSEGKNPGILAPFSGNSGTVNAITPSSENIAKSHVWPVITAVLSIMGFIFYKFLASRKQGKLNKPIEELQPRSGMPKKKKNRRSGNNKSNPNNLKNQKYLSLQSKVGETNELTPVERDERKFLLTFTDHVDGRVDGRRIGKLLVSNKEIAKGSNGTVVLEGIYDGRHVAVKRLVQSHHDVALKEIQNLIASDQHPNIVRWFGVEYDQDFVYLALERCTCSLNDLIYVNSESFQNQIPSKDMDSNRLPEYMVRLHSMPEHNRNVELWKANGYPSVQLLKLMRDVVSGLTHLHELGIVHRDLKPQNVLIISKKSFCAKLSDMGISKRLLGDMSSLTQHPTGYGSSGWQAPEQLLHGRQTRALDLFSLGCVLFFCITGGKHPFGDNIERDVNIVNDRKDLFLVENIPEALDLFTCLLDPDPEKRPKAQEVLNHPLFWTSEKRLSFLQDVSDRVELEDRENASELLDTLESTATMALNGKWDEKMEAAFINNIGRYRRYKFDSIRDLLRVIRNKSHHYRELPQEIKELLGSHPEGFESYFSRRFPKLLIEVYKVIYRYCKEEEFFRKYIDSNII comes from the exons ATGAAGCGCTCTTTCATATTTCTTCTACTGATACTTCTGATCTTATCACCGCTGATCTCTGAATTTTGCCTCTCTGATCAGAGTAATCAGATCACCAAGCTATTCGATCCTCTGCTGCCGCCAACACC TCAACAAGATGTAGCAATTGTGGCTGCTTTGGATGGGACAGTGCATTTGGTGGATACTAATTTAAGGAAAACTCGATGGTCTTTTCCGACGGGATCGCCTATTTATTCTTCTTATCAAGCTAGAGTTAGCAGTGATGATGATAGGCATAATGGTTCTGAGCTTAGTAAGGACTTGTATTATATTGATTGTGGAGATGATTGGGAACTTTATGTGCATAGCCAGCGCTTTGGAAAATTG CGAAAACTCTCACTGAGTGCTGATGAATATATTAGAATGACGCCACATATATCTGATGATGGAGAAATTACATTGGGGTTGAAAAAGACCACTGCTTTTCTTGTTGATGCTAAGACTGGAAGGGTTGTTCGTACGTATAAGTTTGATAATTCTGCTTCAAAAGTAGGGGTTCAAGTTTTTGAAGGGAATGCTGTTATGTTGTCGAAAGATGCTGGAGAATTGGTAGAATCTGGTGATGTTGATCTGGGAGCATTTAAGCATCTGGTTTACATCACAAGGACAGATTATGTGCTGCAACACTATTCTCCAAACTCCACTGAGATATTATGGAATGTGGCATTTGCAGATATTGAGGGTGAATTCCGGTGTCAGGGGATTCAGAGTTCTTTTGATGGGGTGCCTCCGAATGCCAATGAGGACACAGATGAGACTGAGTGGCAATTGCCTTGTCAGATGAAGACAGTTGCCCTCCGAATTCGTGACCACGGCATGTTTGAATTTGATAAACTAGCAATTACTCATCTAGGAGGTGGAGCTAACTTTCTTCCTGTTCCATATAACAAGCCTCCTTTTGGACATGTTCCTAGATTTCAGCCGGCTCTTCCCACCAGTGGAGACATACCAATGCTTGCATTGCCCTCTTCTGAGGGGAAAAACCCTGGGATATTGGCTCCTTTTAGTGGAAACAGTGGCACAGTGAATGCTATAACCCCATCTTCTGAAAATATAGCAAAGTCTCATGTATGGCCTGTTATTACAGCTGTTTTGTCAATTATGGGGTTCATCTTTTACAAATTTTTAGCATCCAGAAAACAGGGAAAGTTGAATAAACCTATTGAGGAACTTCAACCTCGATCTGGGatgccaaaaaagaagaaaaatcggAGATCAGGAAACAACAAGAGTAATCCCAATAATCTGAAAAATCAGAAATATTTGTCTCTTCAGAGTAAGGTTGGAGAAACCAATGAACTTACGCCTGTTGAAAGAGATGAAAGGAAATTTTTATTGACTTTTACTGATCATGTTGATGGTCGAGTAGATGGTCGTAGAATTGGCAAGTTGTTAGTTTCCAACAAAGAAATTGCTAAGGGTAGTAATGGTACAGTTGTGCTTGAGGGAATTTACGATGGGCGTCATGTGGCTGTGAAGCGCCTGGTGCAATCTCATCATGATGTGGCTTTGAAAGAGATTCAGAACCTTATTGCCTCTGATCAACATCCAAATATTGTTAGATGGTTTGGGGTGGAGTATGATCAAGATTTTGTTTATCTTGCGTTGGAACGCTGCACCTGCAGCTTAAATGActtaatttatgttaattcTGAATCTTTCCAAAATCAAATACCATCCAAGGATATGGACTCCAACCGCCTGCCTGAGTACATGGTTCGATTGCATTCAATGCCGGAACATAACAGGAATGTTGAATTGTGGAAGGCCAACGGTTATCCTTCAGTGCAGTTGTTAAAATTAATGAG GGATGTGGTTTCTGGGCTTACCCATTTGCATGAACTTGGAATTGTACATCGGGACCTGAAGCCTCAGAATGTTTTGATTATCAGCAAGAAATCTTTCTGTGCAAAGCTTTCAGATATGGGCATTAGCAAGCGCCTACTTGGGGATATGTCTTCCTTGACCCAGCATCCAACTG GTTATGGGAGCTCAGGCTGGCAAGCACCTGAACAACTACTTCATGGACGCCAAACACGTGCATTAGACTTGTTTAGTTTAGGCTGTGTTCTATTTTTCTGTATCACAGGGGGTAAGCATCCTTTTGGTGATAATATTGAACGTGATGTCAATATTGTCAATGACCGGAAGGACCTATTCTTAGTAGAGAATATACCAGAAGCTCTGGATCTTTTCACTTGTCTCTTGGATCCCGACCCAGAGAAGAG GCCAAAAGCCCAGGAAGTGTTGAATCATCCCCTGTTTTGGACTTCTGAGAAAAGGCTCTCATTTCTCCAGGATGTTAGTGATCGAGTGGAACTGGAAGATAGGGAGAATGCATCGGAACTCTTGGATACATTAGAAAGCACTGCAACAATGGCATTGAATGGGAAATGGGATGAAAAGATGGAAGCTGCATTTATTAACAACATTGGCCGCTACAGGCGTTATAAGTTTGACTCCATTCGTGACCTATTACGGGTCATACGCAACAAGTCACATCACTATAGGGAACTCCCCCAGGAGATTAAGGAATTATTAGGGTCACATCCAGAAGGATTTGAGAGTTATTTTTCACGTCGATTTCCAAAACTCTTGATTGAAGTTTACAAAGTGATCTACAGGTACTGCAAAGAGGAGGAGTTTTTCCGTAAATACATAGACAGCAATATAATCTAG
- the LOC118061901 gene encoding glyceraldehyde-3-phosphate dehydrogenase B, chloroplastic, with protein MATHAALASSRIPANTRLPSKINHSFPTQSSLKRLEVAEFSGLRASSCVTYAKNASEGSFFDVVASQLAPKVAVSTPVRAETVAKLKVAINGFGRIGRNFLRCWHGRKDSPLDVIVVNDSGGVKNASHLLKYDSMLGTFKAEVKIVDNETISVDGKPVKVVSNRDPLKLPWAELGIDIVIEGTGVFVDGPGAGKHIQAGAKKVIITAPAKGADIPTYVVGVNEKDYDHEVANIISNASCTTNCLAPFVKVMDEEFGIVKGTMTTTHSYTGDQRLLDASHRDLRRARAAALNIVPTSTGAAKAVSLVLPQLKGKLNGIALRVPTPNVSVVDLVVNVEKKGITAEDVNGAFRKAAGGPLKGVLDVCDVPLVSVDFRCSDVSSTIDSSLTMVMGDDMIKVVAWYDNEWGYSQRVVDLAHLVASKWPGVAAAGSGDPLEDFCKTNPADEECKVYEA; from the exons ATGGCTACCCACGCAGCTCTTGCCTCTTCAAGAATCCCTGCCAATACAAGACTTCCCTCCAAGATCAACCACTCTTTCCCCACTCAAAGCTCCTTAAAG AGGCTAGAAGTGGCTGAGTTTTCTGGGCTTCGAGCCAGTTCATGTGTAACCTATGCCAAGAACGCTAGTGAGGGATCCTTCTTTGATGTGGTGGCTTCCCAACTTGCTCCCAAG GTTGCAGTGTCAACTCCTGTTAGGGCAGAAACTGTGGCCAAATTAAAGGTGGCTATCAACGGATTTGGACGCATTGGCAGGAACTTCCTGCGATGCTGGCATGGTCGCAAAGACTCTCCCCTTGATGTAATTGTTGTCAATGACAGCGGTGGTGTCAAGAAC GCTTCCCACTTGTTGAAATATGATTCAATGCTTGGAACTTTCAAAGCAGAGGTGAAAATTGTGGACAACGAGACCATCAGTGTTGATGGCAAGCCCGTTAAGGTTGTTTCCAACAGAGACCCTCTTAAGCTTCCTTGGGCTGAGCTCGGAATAGACATTGTTATTGAG GGAACCGGAGTTTTTGTGGATGGCCCTGGTGCTGGGAAACATATTCAAGCTGGTGCCAAGAAAGTTATCATCACTGCTCCAGCCAAAGGTGCCGATATCCCAACCTATGTTGTAGGTGTTAACGAAAAGGACTATGACCATGAGGTTGCCAACATTATAAG TAATGCTTCTTGCACCACAAATTGTCTGGCTCCCTTTGTGAAGGTCATGGATGAGGAATTCG GCATTGTCAAGGGAACAATGACAACAACTCACTCCTACACTGGAGATCAG AGGCTCTTGGATGCTTCACACCGTGACTTGAGGAGAGCCAGGGCTGCAGCATTGAACATAGTCCCAACAAGCACTGGTGCAGCCAAGGCTGTATCTCTTGTGCTGCCTCAGCTCAAGGGCAAGCTCAATGGCATCGCACTCCGTGTCCCGACACCCAATGTTTCAGTTGTTGACCTTGTTGTGAATGTTGAGAAGAAGGGCATTACAGCAGAAGATGTCAATGGAGCCTTCAGAAAGGCGGCTGGGGGACCATTGAAGGGTGTATTGGATGTGTGTGATGTTCCTCTTGTGTCTGTTGACTTCCGATGCTCTGATGTTTCTTCAACCATTGACTCTTCATTGACCATGGTCATGGGAGATGATATGATCAAGGTTGTCGCCTGGTATGACAATGAATGGGGCTACAG CCAAAGGGTCGTTGATTTAGCACATCTTGTAGCCAGCAAGTGGCCAGGAGTGGCTGCAGCAGGAAGTGGAGACCCATTGGAGGATTTCTGCAAGACAAACCCAGCTGATGAGGAGTGCAAAGTTTATGAAGCTTAG
- the LOC118061899 gene encoding putative F-box protein At4g09190, whose translation MERLCEDLVSDILLCLPAKSAVRFRCLSKYYDQLVSDPRFATSHALRSNPDEVHGLLRFTGRSADKMLFCSFHSKPNIHNNPKVVPINSQIIASCNGLVLGLSDSSLSVCNPILPDRIQTIPALETPYGAKCDLGLAYDPIGCSSLEFKLVHVYREQILNMPQDEDAYGFKIFDSSESSWRQSTCKLFLRHLIPMQPHFYKLRGQAVYLNGHVHWFRAFGDIVAFNVEKEEATLIGMPPELRLAWLNYQDYSWFGAADGFLYVVCVFKRQIMMWTLLDYENNKWGLVRNKIKGLSRVAQPIFFDGERLVLNCGPKKKLLRLFNLKQDRWTEMGRLPRNTMDDSTTVYVPFNPTLAPLINSSDPSRTASLPVLPTAMPINNKCKKRKRGRVARK comes from the coding sequence ATGGAGAGACTCTGTGAGGATCTTGTCAGCGACATCCTTTTATGTTTGCCAGCCAAATCTGCTGTCCGATTTAGATGTCTGAGCAAGTACTACGATCAACTTGTGTCGGATCCTAGGTTTGCTACCAGTCATGCTCTTCGATCAAACCCTGATGAGGTACATGGTCTTCTTCGGTTTACAGGTAGGAGTGCAGATAAGATGCTCTTCTGTTCTTTTCATTCAAAACCAAATATCCACAATAATCCTAAAGTTGTTCCCATAAATTCTCAGATCATAGCTTCTTGCAATGGCCTTGTTCTAGGTCTCTCTGATTCTAGTCTTTCTGTTTGTAACCCTATTTTACCTGATAGAATCCAGACTATACCAGCACTTGAAACCCCATATGGCGCTAAATGTGATTTAGGTTTAGCTTATGACCCAATTGGTTGCTCTTCGCTTGAATTCAAGTTAGTTCATGTTTACAGAGAACAGATCTTGAACATGCCACAAGATGAAGATGCTTATGGCTTTAAGATATTCGATTCAAGTGAAAGCTCATGGAGACAATCTACATGCAAGCTGTTCTTGAGACATTTAATTCCTATGCAGCCTCATTTTTACAAGTTGAGAGGTCAAGCAGTGTACTTGAATGGACATGTGCACTGGTTTAGGGCCTTCGGTGATATTGTTGCGTTTAatgtagagaaagaagaagCTACACTCATCGGTATGCCTCCAGAACTGCGACTAGCATGGCTTAACTACCAAGATTATTCATGGTTCGGAGCTGCGGATGGTTTTCTTTATGTGGTATGTGTTTTCAAGAGACAAATTATGATGTGGACTCTTCTTGATTATGAAAACAACAAGTGGGGGCTTGTCAGGAACAAGATCAAAGGGTTATCAAGAGTGGCTCAACCCATTTTCTTTGATGGTGAGAGGCTTGTTCTGAATTGTGGgccaaaaaagaaattattgcgGCTGTTCAATTTGAAACAAGATCGGTGGACGGAAATGGGCAGGTTACCAAGGAATACAATGGATGACAGTACTACCGTGTATGTTCCTTTCAACCCTACCTTGGCTCCTCTGATCAACAGCAGCGATCCTTCAAGAACTGCTTCTCTCCCAGTCCTTCCGACTGCGATGCCGATAAACAACAagtgcaagaaaagaaaacgaggCAGGGTCGCCAGAAAGTAG
- the LOC118061904 gene encoding serine/threonine-protein kinase/endoribonuclease IRE1b isoform X1 — MKRSFIFLLLILLILSPLISEFCLSDQSNQITKLFDPLLPPTPSQQDVAIVAALDGTVHLVDTNLRKTRWSFPTGSPIYSSYQARVSSDDDRHNGSELSKDLYYIDCGDDWELYVHSQRFGKLRKLSLSADEYIRMTPHISDDGEITLGLKKTTAFLVDAKTGRVVRTYKFDNSASKVGVQVFEGNAVMLSKDAGELVESGDVDLGAFKHLVYITRTDYVLQHYSPNSTEILWNVAFADIEGEFRCQGIQSSFDGVPPNANEDTDETEWQLPCQMKTVALRIRDHGMFEFDKLAITHLGGGANFLPVPYNKPPFGHVPRFQPALPTSGDIPMLALPSSEGKNPGILAPFSGNSGTVNAITPSSENIAKSHVWPVITAVLSIMGFIFYKFLASRKQGKLNKPIEELQPRSGMPKKKKNRRSGNNKSNPNNLKNQKYLSLQSKVGETNELTPVERDERKFLLTFTDHVDGRVDGRRIGKLLVSNKEIAKGSNGTVVLEGIYDGRHVAVKRLVQSHHDVALKEIQNLIASDQHPNIVRWFGVEYDQDFVYLALERCTCSLNDLIYVNSESFQNQIPSKDMDSNRLPEYMVRLHSMPEHNRNVELWKANGYPSVQLLKLMRDVVSGLTHLHELGIVHRDLKPQNVLIISKKSFCAKLSDMGISKRLLGDMSSLTQHPTGYGSSGWQAPEQLLHGRQTRALDLFSLGCVLFFCITGGKHPFGDNIERDVNIVNDRKDLFLVENIPEALDLFTCLLDPDPEKRPKAQEVLNHPLFWTSEKRLSFLQDVSDRVELEDRENASELLDTLESTATMALNGKWDEKMEAAFINNIGRYRRYKFDSIRDLLRVIRNKSHHYRELPQEIKELLGSHPEGFESYFSRRFPKLLIEVYKVIYRYCKEEEFFRKYIDSNII, encoded by the exons ATGAAGCGCTCTTTCATATTTCTTCTACTGATACTTCTGATCTTATCACCGCTGATCTCTGAATTTTGCCTCTCTGATCAGAGTAATCAGATCACCAAGCTATTCGATCCTCTGCTGCCGCCAACACC TAGTCAACAAGATGTAGCAATTGTGGCTGCTTTGGATGGGACAGTGCATTTGGTGGATACTAATTTAAGGAAAACTCGATGGTCTTTTCCGACGGGATCGCCTATTTATTCTTCTTATCAAGCTAGAGTTAGCAGTGATGATGATAGGCATAATGGTTCTGAGCTTAGTAAGGACTTGTATTATATTGATTGTGGAGATGATTGGGAACTTTATGTGCATAGCCAGCGCTTTGGAAAATTG CGAAAACTCTCACTGAGTGCTGATGAATATATTAGAATGACGCCACATATATCTGATGATGGAGAAATTACATTGGGGTTGAAAAAGACCACTGCTTTTCTTGTTGATGCTAAGACTGGAAGGGTTGTTCGTACGTATAAGTTTGATAATTCTGCTTCAAAAGTAGGGGTTCAAGTTTTTGAAGGGAATGCTGTTATGTTGTCGAAAGATGCTGGAGAATTGGTAGAATCTGGTGATGTTGATCTGGGAGCATTTAAGCATCTGGTTTACATCACAAGGACAGATTATGTGCTGCAACACTATTCTCCAAACTCCACTGAGATATTATGGAATGTGGCATTTGCAGATATTGAGGGTGAATTCCGGTGTCAGGGGATTCAGAGTTCTTTTGATGGGGTGCCTCCGAATGCCAATGAGGACACAGATGAGACTGAGTGGCAATTGCCTTGTCAGATGAAGACAGTTGCCCTCCGAATTCGTGACCACGGCATGTTTGAATTTGATAAACTAGCAATTACTCATCTAGGAGGTGGAGCTAACTTTCTTCCTGTTCCATATAACAAGCCTCCTTTTGGACATGTTCCTAGATTTCAGCCGGCTCTTCCCACCAGTGGAGACATACCAATGCTTGCATTGCCCTCTTCTGAGGGGAAAAACCCTGGGATATTGGCTCCTTTTAGTGGAAACAGTGGCACAGTGAATGCTATAACCCCATCTTCTGAAAATATAGCAAAGTCTCATGTATGGCCTGTTATTACAGCTGTTTTGTCAATTATGGGGTTCATCTTTTACAAATTTTTAGCATCCAGAAAACAGGGAAAGTTGAATAAACCTATTGAGGAACTTCAACCTCGATCTGGGatgccaaaaaagaagaaaaatcggAGATCAGGAAACAACAAGAGTAATCCCAATAATCTGAAAAATCAGAAATATTTGTCTCTTCAGAGTAAGGTTGGAGAAACCAATGAACTTACGCCTGTTGAAAGAGATGAAAGGAAATTTTTATTGACTTTTACTGATCATGTTGATGGTCGAGTAGATGGTCGTAGAATTGGCAAGTTGTTAGTTTCCAACAAAGAAATTGCTAAGGGTAGTAATGGTACAGTTGTGCTTGAGGGAATTTACGATGGGCGTCATGTGGCTGTGAAGCGCCTGGTGCAATCTCATCATGATGTGGCTTTGAAAGAGATTCAGAACCTTATTGCCTCTGATCAACATCCAAATATTGTTAGATGGTTTGGGGTGGAGTATGATCAAGATTTTGTTTATCTTGCGTTGGAACGCTGCACCTGCAGCTTAAATGActtaatttatgttaattcTGAATCTTTCCAAAATCAAATACCATCCAAGGATATGGACTCCAACCGCCTGCCTGAGTACATGGTTCGATTGCATTCAATGCCGGAACATAACAGGAATGTTGAATTGTGGAAGGCCAACGGTTATCCTTCAGTGCAGTTGTTAAAATTAATGAG GGATGTGGTTTCTGGGCTTACCCATTTGCATGAACTTGGAATTGTACATCGGGACCTGAAGCCTCAGAATGTTTTGATTATCAGCAAGAAATCTTTCTGTGCAAAGCTTTCAGATATGGGCATTAGCAAGCGCCTACTTGGGGATATGTCTTCCTTGACCCAGCATCCAACTG GTTATGGGAGCTCAGGCTGGCAAGCACCTGAACAACTACTTCATGGACGCCAAACACGTGCATTAGACTTGTTTAGTTTAGGCTGTGTTCTATTTTTCTGTATCACAGGGGGTAAGCATCCTTTTGGTGATAATATTGAACGTGATGTCAATATTGTCAATGACCGGAAGGACCTATTCTTAGTAGAGAATATACCAGAAGCTCTGGATCTTTTCACTTGTCTCTTGGATCCCGACCCAGAGAAGAG GCCAAAAGCCCAGGAAGTGTTGAATCATCCCCTGTTTTGGACTTCTGAGAAAAGGCTCTCATTTCTCCAGGATGTTAGTGATCGAGTGGAACTGGAAGATAGGGAGAATGCATCGGAACTCTTGGATACATTAGAAAGCACTGCAACAATGGCATTGAATGGGAAATGGGATGAAAAGATGGAAGCTGCATTTATTAACAACATTGGCCGCTACAGGCGTTATAAGTTTGACTCCATTCGTGACCTATTACGGGTCATACGCAACAAGTCACATCACTATAGGGAACTCCCCCAGGAGATTAAGGAATTATTAGGGTCACATCCAGAAGGATTTGAGAGTTATTTTTCACGTCGATTTCCAAAACTCTTGATTGAAGTTTACAAAGTGATCTACAGGTACTGCAAAGAGGAGGAGTTTTTCCGTAAATACATAGACAGCAATATAATCTAG
- the LOC118061900 gene encoding LOW QUALITY PROTEIN: protein S-acyltransferase 21-like (The sequence of the model RefSeq protein was modified relative to this genomic sequence to represent the inferred CDS: deleted 1 base in 1 codon) produces MARRHGWQFPVHTFQIVAVTVFFLLSVAFYSFFAPFLGKHIYEYVAIGVYSVSALSVFILYVRCTAIDPADPGILLEADETAGHKSENDTYLPGNSAEEPSKTRLKNGGKSNKYGSSWCSRLGGFFCCFLVKQDCRKDEDILQKESGEEALFCTLCNAEVRKFSKHCRSCDKCVDGFDHHCRWLNNCVGKKNYITFVSLMATSLVWLIVEFGVGVAVLIQCFVDRKGMDHQIMEKLGIGFSRPPFATVVALCTFVSLLATVPLGELFFFHLILIRKGITTYEYVVAMRTQSEPPGPSVDGGEQQSLPTSPTSSAVTTVSRRSSIGMSLQYKGSWCTPPRIFMDHQDEIIPHLEPGRLPSTVDPDTVQEADRAKKLPQRPVRISAWKLAKLDSSEALKAGAKARASSSVLRPIGSRYNLYDADKLSSSNVSGRSSPISTDQGFQNKNDRAVVTGLSPSRTNSYPASNASRDDIESCRQSRGNFSSANVSNLATSPLQQQTSNRDHLNPIYQTSTDQPPWTARQIELNGNPLRENVAQIPLRRNLGVAENMRTAVYWDPEAGRFVSSSRGAGSSSQVRGTELLYKDQSIFFGGPLVSELLSRGTRTGTSLAPSQDRGSTSSHYQQGRSQRGDQLHVFVPSDSQQNQYSSRSP; encoded by the exons ATGGCCAGGCGTCATGGATGGCAATTCCCTGTTCATACTTTTCAA ATTGTGGCTGTAACAGTTTTCTTCCTGCTTTCTGTTGCATTCTATTCCTTTTTTGCTCCCTTCCTTGGGAAGCACATCTATGAATATGTGGCTATTGGTGTTTATTCTGTCTCG GCGCTCTCTGTATTTATTCTTTATGTACGATGCACTGCAATTGATCCGGCTGATCCTGGAATTCTGCTAGAAGCTGATGAGACAGCAGGCCATAAATCAGAAAATGACACATATCTTCCTG GAAATTCTGCTGAAGAACCTAGCAAgacaaggttaaaaaatggaggaAAATCCAATAAATACGGTTCAAGTTGGTGTTCAAGACTTGGAGGTTTCTTTTGCTGTTTTCTTGTGAAACAAGATTGCCGAAAAGATGAAGATATTCTACAGAAAGAATCTGGAGAGGAGGCTTTGTTCTGTACACTTTGCAATGCTGAG gtacGCAAATTCAGCAAACATTGCAGAAGTTGTGACAAATGCGTTGATGGATTTGATCATCACTGCCGG TGGTTGAACAATTGTGTAGGGAAGAAAAATTACATCACATTTGTTTCCCTTATGGCAACAAGCCTTGTCTGG CTTATTGTTGAATTCGGAGTTGGTGTTGCTGTCCTTATTCAATGCTTTGTGGATAGAAAGGGTATGGATCATCAAATAATGGAGAAACTTGGCATTGGATTCTCGCGCCCCCCCTTTGCGACAGTTGTG GCCCTGTGCACATTTGTATCTTTGCTTGCTACTGTGCCTCTGGGggagcta ttttttttccatttgattCTGATTCGAAAG GGTATCACAACATACGAGTATGTAGTTGCCATGAGAACTCAGAGTGAACCACCTGGACCATCTGTTGATGGAGGAGAGCAGCAAAGCTTGCCAACTTCGCCAACCAGTTCTGCTGTTACTACAGTGAGCAGAAGAAGCTCTATAGGAATGAGTTTGCAATATAAAGGTTCTTGGTGTACCCCTCCAAGAATCTTCATGGACCATCAG GATGAAATTATTCCACATTTGGAGCCAGGACGCCTACCATCTACAGTTGATCCAGATACAGTTCAGGAAGCTGACAGAGCCAAAAAGTTACCACAGCGTCCAGTTCGAATCAGTGCATGGAAACTTGCGAAATTGGATTCCAGTGAGGCTCTTAAAGCAGGTGCAAAGGCTAGAGCATCATCATCTGTTCTACGACCCATAGGTTCTCGATATAACCTTTATGATGCTGATAAGTTATCCAGTAGCAATGTTAGTGGAAGGAGCAGTCCGATCAGTACTGATCAAgggtttcaaaataaaaacgaTAGAGCAGTGGTGACAGGTCTATCTCCTTCCAGGACTAACTCATATCCAGCCAGCAATGCTAGCAGGGATGACATTGAGTCATGCCGTCAGAGTCGTGGCAACTTTAGCAGTGCTAATGTCTCCAACCTTGCCACATCTCCACTACAACAGCAAACTTCAAACAGAGACCACTTGAACCCCATTTATCAGACATCAACAGATCAACCTCCTTGGACAGCAAGACAAATTGAACTAAATGGGAATCCTCTTCGTGAGAATGTGGCCCAAATTCCTCTGAGAAGAAACTTAGGTGTAGCTGAGAATATGAGAACAGCAGTTTATTGGGATCCAGAAGCTGGACGCTTTGTCTCTTCTTCAAGAGGTGCTGGTTCTTCGTCTCAGGTTCGAGGAACAGAGCTTTTGTACAAAGATCAATCTATATTTTTTGGTGGCCCTCTTGTCAGCGAGCTGCTAAGCAGAGGGACAAGAACTGGTACTTCACTGGCTCCGAGCCAGGATAGAGGATCTACCTCAAGTCATTATCAGCAAGGCAGGTCACAGAGGGGTGACCAACTTCATGTGTTTGTTCCAAGCGATTCTCAACAAAACCAGTATTCATCTAGGTCTCCTTAG